The Vicia villosa cultivar HV-30 ecotype Madison, WI linkage group LG1, Vvil1.0, whole genome shotgun sequence genome includes a region encoding these proteins:
- the LOC131637012 gene encoding exocyst complex component EXO70B1-like codes for MAATTTTSLGGGADDRVLATAHQILKSLKAPKEDREDMLLIFSSFDNRLSGITDLINGDDSKSSEDEELDRFEAAEKIILDDSSVYSESSRQSTSLFDPPNDPVEYFLAVDEIIQWIEHFSISPPDHSTEKTDRIILDRAESAIQLAMSRLEDEFRHVLICNTIPPNAVSRCNTNRRSSLSFSSQDGGIDDNSGSFGEVSDAGSNRFHERGVSIGDDLFVDLVRPESILNLKDIIDRMVRSGYERECLQVYSSVRRDALIECLTILGVEKMSIEEVQKVEWKSLDEKMRHWVQAVKAVVGILLSGEKRLCDSLFGEFYDLKDTCFNETAKACVMMLLNFGEAVAICKRSPEKLFRILDMYEALRDALPDLEEMVLDDLVITEAKGVLKGLGEAVKGTFAEFENCIRNETSRKPVLTGDVHPLPRYVMNYLKLLVDYSDTMDSLLEITEEALYHFTNDLGGEVSQLEDLSPLGRQILLLMSELEHNLEEKAKLYEDIALQQVFLMNNLYYLVRKVKDSELKDVLRERWIRKRSVKVRQYSTGYLRVSWSKALSCLKDEGIGGSSNSASKMALKERFKNFNACFEEIYRVQTGWKVPDVQLREEMRISISERVIPAYRSFVGRFSCQLEGRHSSKYIKYSPEDLETFLSDLFEGSPAVLHHIRRKSS; via the coding sequence ATGgccgccaccaccaccaccagCCTAGGCGGAGGCGCAGACGATCGAGTTCTCGCTACCGCTCACCAGATCTTGAAAAGCCTCAAAGCTCCCAAAGAGGATCGTGAAGACATGTTATTGATTTTCTCCTCCTTCGATAACCGTTTATCCGGCATCACTGACCTAATCAACGGCGACGATTCCAAATCCTCCGAAGACGAAGAGCTTGACCGTTTCGAAGCCGCGGAGAAAATCATACTCGATGACTCTTCTGTATACAGCGAGTCCTCTCGTCAATCGACTTCGCTTTTTGATCCTCCTAATGATCCGGTTGAGTATTTTCTCGCTGTTGATGAGATCATTCAGTGGATCGAACATTTCTCGATCTCGCCACCGGATCATTCGACCGAGAAAACTGATCGGATCATTTTGGATCGTGCCGAGAGCGCGATCCAATTAGCTATGTCGAGGCTGGAGGATGAGTTCCGTCATGTCCTGATTTGTAATACCATCCCGCCGAACGCTGTTAGCCGATGCAATACTAATCGGAGGAGTTCGCTGTCTTTCAGTTCGCAGGACGGTGGGATAGATGATAATTCTGGGAGTTTTGGTGAGGTAAGTGATGCTGGTTCTAATAGGTTTCATGAGCGTGGTGTTAGTATAGGAGATGATTTGTTTGTGGATTTAGTGCGTCCTGAATCGATTCTGAATCTTAAAGATATTATTGATAGGATGGTTAGGTCTGGTTATGAGAGGGAGTGTCTTCAGGTTTATAGTAGTGTTCGTCGTGATGCTTTGATTGAGTGTTTGACTATTTTGGGTGTTGAGAAGATGAGTATTGAAGAGGTTCAGAAGGTTGAGTGGAAGAGTTTGGATGAGAAAATGAGGCATTGGGTGCAAGCGGTGAAGGCTGTAGTTGGGATTTTGTTGAGTGGGGAGAAAAGGCTATGTGATAGTCTTTTTGGTGAATTCTATGATTTGAAGGATACATGTTTCAATGAAACTGCTAAAGCCTGTgtcatgatgttgttgaattttgGTGAAGCGGTTGCCATTTGTAAGAGGTCGCCTGAGAAGTTGTTTAGGATATTGGATATGTATGAGGCTTTGAGAGATGCTTTGCCTGATTTGGAGGAAATGGTTTTGGATGATCTTGTGATCACGGAGGCAAAGGGTGTGCTCAAAGGACTTGGTGAGGCTGTAAAAGGGACATTTGCTGAATTTGAGAATTGTATTCGGAACGAGACTTCTAGAAAGCCGGTTTTAACTGGGGATGTTCATCCTTTGCCTCGTTATGTTATGAATTACCTGAAACTGCTTGTTGATTATAGTGATACTATGGATTCGCTTTTGGAAATCACTGAAGAGGCTCTTTATCACTTTACAAATGATTTGGGGGGTGAGGTTTCACAGTTAGAGGATTTATCTCCTTTAGGCCGACAAATACTGTTGTTAATGTCCGAACTTGAGCACAATCTTGAAGAAAAAGCAAAACTTTATGAAGACATTGCATTACAGCAGGTGTTTTTGATGAACAATCTCTATTACCTAGTGCGCAAAGTGAAGGACTCGGAACTTAAAGATGTTTTGAGAGAAAGATGGATTCGTAAACGCAGCGTTAAGGTACGACAGTACTCCACAGGATACCTTAGAGTCTCTTGGAGCAAGGCCTTGTCGTGTTTGAAGGATGAAGGGATTGGAGGGAGCTCTAATAGTGCATCAAAGATGGCTTTGAAGGAGAGGTTCAAGAATTTCAATGCATGTTTTGAAGAAATATACAGGGTTCAGACAGGTTGGAAGGTGCCTGACGTGCAGCTTCGTGAAGAGATGCGAATTTCTATATCTGAGAGGGTGATTCCTGCATACCGCTCATTTGTTGGGAGATTTAGCTGTCAGCTGGAAGGAAGACATTCAAGCAAATACATTAAGTATTCGCCAGAGGATCTAGAGACTTTTTTATCAGATTTATTTGAAGGATCCCCTGCTGTATTGCATCACATAAGGAGAAAGAGTTCATAG